One stretch of Siphonobacter curvatus DNA includes these proteins:
- a CDS encoding BlaI/MecI/CopY family transcriptional regulator, with amino-acid sequence MEKLTPAEETAMLTLWRLERGTLGVILEEMPEPKPHYNTLASAFKNLEKKGYVLFRRYGNVYEYYPAVSREQVADRMVEEYFDDSYKNLVTHFAKEQKISAEDLREILSMIEKGQ; translated from the coding sequence ATGGAAAAATTGACTCCCGCTGAAGAAACGGCCATGCTGACGCTCTGGCGATTGGAACGTGGTACCTTAGGCGTCATTCTAGAAGAAATGCCCGAGCCCAAACCGCATTACAACACCCTGGCTTCTGCTTTTAAAAACCTGGAGAAAAAAGGGTACGTACTGTTTCGCCGATACGGAAATGTATACGAGTATTATCCGGCCGTAAGTCGCGAGCAAGTGGCGGATCGGATGGTAGAAGAGTACTTCGATGATTCGTACAAGAATCTGGTTACGCATTTTGCCAAGGAGCAAAAGATATCAGCTGAGGACCTGCGGGAAATTTTATCCATGATCGAAAAAGGCCAATAA
- a CDS encoding M56 family metallopeptidase, producing MQTLVYLLQVSLSLAGFAGLYALLLKKETYYQWNRWYFWIAGIASLLVPAWNEWFSQRESIQQVTTYVPDLSFQYAAQQVADSDYPSAESIVLGLWLFGVLIMSVRLIRQLRSVYQLYRNSRMQYVGEQKVQVPASETAPFSFFHWIFMNPTLFTPQELKEVLLHEQIHARQGHSWDVLMGEMLQIVFWFNPLVWWWNKTVRQNLEYLADYTVLASGLNARHYQYHLLRQSGLAVPVRTHFSVSELKNRIRQINTPSSAPWKGIKLLLLLPLLGFWIMAFTPRRVMEKIVILPARQQQPVATDTIRPVLPAKIILTKKRTPRTKSTNSPKATSTTPATYAYFLDDRKTPREGIDGLHPDEIKEMQIIKSESEPTRKELRIYTREPVPIQMKVNAAAKPLYLVNGEEVENLDAIKPDQIESINVLKDAKATEHYGEKAKNGVILVTLKEQ from the coding sequence ATGCAAACGCTGGTGTATCTCTTACAGGTGAGTTTAAGCTTGGCGGGTTTCGCGGGTTTATACGCTTTGTTACTGAAAAAAGAGACCTACTACCAGTGGAACCGCTGGTATTTCTGGATTGCTGGAATAGCCTCGCTACTGGTTCCGGCCTGGAACGAATGGTTTTCGCAGCGGGAAAGTATTCAGCAAGTAACCACGTACGTACCGGATTTGAGTTTTCAGTATGCTGCTCAGCAGGTAGCCGACTCAGACTATCCCTCCGCTGAGTCCATAGTGCTAGGACTTTGGTTGTTTGGTGTGCTGATTATGAGCGTTCGCCTGATACGCCAATTGAGGAGTGTGTATCAACTGTACCGAAATTCCCGGATGCAGTATGTAGGGGAGCAGAAAGTACAGGTACCGGCGTCCGAAACGGCTCCTTTCTCCTTTTTTCACTGGATTTTCATGAATCCAACCCTGTTTACTCCTCAGGAACTCAAGGAAGTGCTCTTGCACGAACAGATACACGCCCGACAAGGCCATTCTTGGGATGTACTGATGGGAGAGATGCTGCAAATCGTATTTTGGTTTAATCCCCTGGTTTGGTGGTGGAACAAAACGGTCCGTCAGAATCTGGAATATCTGGCTGATTATACGGTACTGGCGAGCGGCCTGAACGCCCGGCATTATCAATACCATTTGTTACGTCAAAGCGGTTTGGCCGTGCCCGTACGTACGCATTTTAGCGTTTCTGAACTCAAAAACCGGATTCGTCAAATCAATACTCCTTCGTCGGCTCCCTGGAAGGGAATCAAGTTATTGCTTCTATTGCCCTTGCTGGGATTCTGGATTATGGCGTTTACACCCCGGCGAGTCATGGAAAAAATCGTAATACTACCCGCTAGGCAACAGCAACCTGTAGCCACGGATACGATTCGTCCGGTTCTGCCCGCAAAAATAATCCTGACGAAGAAGCGAACGCCTCGAACGAAGTCTACGAATTCGCCCAAAGCAACCTCGACTACGCCAGCTACGTATGCGTATTTCCTCGACGACCGTAAAACGCCCCGGGAAGGAATAGACGGCTTACATCCTGATGAGATTAAAGAAATGCAGATTATAAAATCGGAATCTGAGCCCACTCGGAAAGAACTTCGAATTTACACCAGAGAACCTGTTCCGATACAAATGAAGGTCAACGCTGCTGCTAAACCGCTGTATCTGGTTAATGGGGAAGAGGTTGAAAATTTAGATGCAATCAAACCCGACCAGATCGAGAGTATTAACGTTCTGAAAGATGCGAAGGCAACGGAGCATTACGGAGAAAAGGCAAAAAATGGAGTAATACTTGTTACCTTGAAAGAGCAATAG
- a CDS encoding TPM domain-containing protein: MPFLRVLRKGLWLVFSILSFVVAFAQDIPERPVPARFVNDYVGMLAGGEKDQLERKLKGFMDSTSNQIVIVIVKTTGDYPPGDYAFQIGRKWGIGQKDKDNGLVLLWATETRKLYIAPGYGLEGAIPDAVAKRIISDQLAPAFKQQQYFKGLDNATSEIIRRASGEYKNDQASDDTELPMSGVIIFLVIAVVGFIVIARLMGRGCRNSGGTGGGMPWFVPYATMSSWGSSSGSWGGSSGGGGGGGWDFGGGSFGGGGAGGDY, from the coding sequence ATGCCATTTTTGCGAGTGCTACGGAAGGGACTCTGGCTGGTCTTTTCAATTCTGAGTTTCGTTGTTGCTTTTGCCCAGGATATTCCCGAACGTCCGGTTCCAGCCCGTTTTGTTAATGATTACGTAGGCATGTTAGCGGGCGGCGAAAAAGACCAGCTCGAGCGAAAGCTAAAAGGTTTTATGGATTCCACGTCCAATCAGATTGTGATTGTGATCGTGAAAACGACGGGCGATTATCCACCCGGCGACTATGCCTTTCAGATCGGACGTAAATGGGGTATCGGACAAAAAGACAAAGACAATGGCCTCGTGTTACTATGGGCCACGGAAACGCGTAAATTATACATTGCTCCCGGATATGGTCTAGAAGGAGCCATTCCGGATGCCGTAGCCAAACGCATTATTTCTGACCAGCTTGCTCCGGCTTTCAAACAACAGCAGTACTTCAAAGGATTGGATAACGCGACCAGCGAAATCATTCGTCGAGCCAGTGGAGAATACAAGAACGATCAGGCCAGTGATGATACGGAGCTTCCGATGAGCGGTGTGATCATCTTTCTGGTGATTGCCGTTGTAGGATTTATTGTCATTGCCCGTTTGATGGGACGCGGTTGCCGAAATTCGGGTGGTACCGGGGGTGGTATGCCCTGGTTTGTGCCTTACGCTACGATGTCGAGTTGGGGAAGCTCCTCCGGTAGCTGGGGGGGCAGCAGTGGCGGTGGTGGCGGAGGCGGCTGGGACTTTGGTGGTGGTAGTTTTGGTGGCGGCGGTGCCGGAGGTGATTACTAA
- a CDS encoding TPM domain-containing protein has protein sequence MLSEAQQQEIIAAIKQAETRTSGEIRVHIEEKSPSPLDPIARAKEVFAKLEMHKTAQRNAVLFFIALEARKFAIWGDDGINKVVPADFWDTTRDAMRQHFRQDDLVTGLRTGIEMAGKQLKAYFPYQSEDRNELPDDISFQ, from the coding sequence ATGCTTAGCGAGGCTCAGCAACAGGAAATCATTGCGGCTATCAAGCAAGCCGAAACGCGCACTTCCGGTGAGATTCGGGTACACATTGAAGAGAAATCACCTTCACCCTTGGACCCCATTGCACGAGCGAAGGAAGTATTCGCCAAGCTGGAAATGCATAAAACAGCCCAGCGAAATGCCGTCTTATTTTTCATTGCCCTAGAAGCCCGGAAATTTGCCATCTGGGGGGATGATGGTATCAATAAGGTCGTACCGGCTGATTTTTGGGATACTACCCGCGATGCCATGCGGCAGCACTTTCGGCAGGATGATCTGGTAACGGGATTGCGAACGGGCATCGAAATGGCAGGGAAGCAGTTAAAGGCGTATTTCCCTTACCAGTCAGAGGATCGCAATGAGCTTCCCGATGACATTTCATTCCAATAA
- a CDS encoding LemA family protein, translating into MSRGIIATIAIIILVVLMGGCSYNGLVQQDENVKTAWGKVQSDYQRRADLIPNLVATVKGAANFEQKTLTDVVNARANATSIKFTADQLTPENIQRFQEAQSQLNGSLSRLLAVAENYPQLRASDSFRDLQAQIEGTENRIKVSRNDFNDAVKQYNQKVRSFPTNVLSGMFGFSTKAYFESDPGTEKAPKVQF; encoded by the coding sequence ATGTCACGCGGAATCATCGCTACCATTGCTATTATTATTCTAGTTGTACTGATGGGCGGTTGCTCGTACAACGGTTTAGTGCAGCAGGACGAAAATGTAAAAACAGCCTGGGGTAAAGTTCAGTCCGATTACCAACGGCGGGCCGACCTGATCCCGAACCTGGTTGCCACAGTTAAGGGAGCAGCCAACTTCGAGCAGAAGACGCTTACGGATGTAGTGAATGCCCGGGCGAATGCTACGTCCATTAAATTCACAGCCGATCAGCTTACGCCTGAAAATATTCAGCGTTTTCAAGAGGCTCAGTCGCAACTGAATGGTTCGCTGTCTCGATTACTGGCCGTTGCTGAAAATTATCCCCAACTGCGGGCGAGTGATAGTTTCCGGGATTTGCAGGCTCAGATCGAAGGTACGGAAAACCGAATCAAAGTGTCCCGTAACGATTTCAACGACGCCGTTAAGCAGTATAACCAGAAGGTTCGCTCATTCCCGACCAATGTGCTCAGCGGTATGTTTGGCTTCTCCACTAAAGCTTACTTCGAGTCCGATCCAGGAACGGAAAAAGCTCCAAAAGTTCAATTCTAA
- a CDS encoding glycosyltransferase family 2 protein produces the protein MNNPQISIVAPLYNESETFPHLVERLNSLMDRLPLSIEVVLIDDGSRDNTATLMQALALSDPRYHCVFLARNHGHQLALSAGMNEARGTEAIMVIDGDLQDPPELLEDFYKLYKEGYDVVYAVRRKRKEGWIKRLAYHSFYRILRSISYIDIPLDSGDFALVSRRVVDVMNAMPEESRYLRGMRTWVGFKQTGVEYERDERIAGESKYSFALLFKLAYNGIFNFSEFPIKLLTRLGGTAIAFSMMYFIYNLIKKYVLGMDVPQGFPATLFAIIFFGGLNLFGLGIIGEYVLRIFFQSKGRPLFIIKSKILNKQWEK, from the coding sequence TTGAATAATCCACAAATTTCGATAGTCGCCCCCCTGTATAACGAAAGTGAGACGTTTCCTCACCTAGTGGAGCGTTTAAATAGTCTGATGGATCGTCTCCCTCTCTCGATTGAGGTAGTACTCATCGACGACGGCAGCCGTGACAATACGGCTACGCTCATGCAGGCACTGGCTCTTTCCGATCCGCGTTATCATTGTGTGTTTTTGGCCCGTAACCACGGTCACCAACTGGCTCTTTCCGCCGGTATGAACGAAGCACGGGGCACGGAAGCCATCATGGTGATTGATGGTGATTTACAGGATCCTCCTGAATTACTCGAAGACTTTTACAAACTTTATAAAGAAGGGTACGACGTGGTGTACGCCGTACGGCGGAAACGGAAAGAAGGCTGGATCAAACGGCTGGCCTACCATTCCTTCTACCGGATTCTACGTTCTATTTCTTACATTGATATTCCGCTCGATAGCGGCGATTTCGCTTTGGTTTCGCGTCGGGTCGTAGACGTCATGAACGCAATGCCCGAAGAAAGCCGGTATCTGCGGGGCATGCGTACCTGGGTAGGTTTCAAGCAGACGGGTGTAGAATACGAACGCGACGAACGCATAGCGGGCGAATCAAAATATTCGTTTGCTCTGCTGTTTAAACTAGCCTACAACGGGATTTTTAACTTCAGCGAGTTTCCCATTAAACTGCTTACCCGACTAGGAGGTACGGCTATTGCCTTCTCGATGATGTATTTCATTTACAACCTCATCAAGAAATATGTACTAGGCATGGACGTTCCGCAGGGCTTTCCAGCGACGCTATTTGCCATTATCTTCTTCGGTGGACTGAATTTGTTCGGCCTCGGGATTATCGGTGAATATGTACTGCGGATCTTTTTTCAGTCGAAAGGCCGACCGCTTTTTATCATTAAATCCAAAATTCTCAATAAGCAGTGGGAAAAATAG